The genome window CTTCTTTTACCGTGATAACCAAGCGGTGAAGGAGTTCACGCTCGATTGTTCCGCCTACCAGGAGACAGCCATCAGCGGCCCCAGCGGCTGCGGCAAGAGCACGCTGCTGCGCTCCATCAACCGCATGAACGACCTCATCCCCGGCAACCGAACCTCTGGTAAGCTGCTCTTTGATGGCCAGGAGGTCTACAGCCCGCGCCTGGACGTGGTCACCCTGCGCCGGCGCATCGGCATGGTCTTCCAGAAGCCAAACCCGTTCCCGAAATCCATCATCAACAATGTCGCCTACGGCCGGCGCCTGCACACCCAGCTGGACAAGGGCGAGCTCCAGGCGAACGTCGAGACCAGCCTGAAACGGGCCGGGCTCTGGGACGAGGTCAAGGACCGTTTGGATGACAACGCGTTGAGCCTTTCCGGCGGGCAGCAGCAGCGCTTGTGCATCGCCCGCGCCCTGGCCGTCGATCCCGAAATACTGCTCATGGACGAACCGACTTCCGCCCTCGACCCGCGGGCGACGGCGCGCATCGAGGACCTGATCGCCGAGCTGCGCGGCCGCTACACCATCATCATCGTCACCCACAACATGCAGCAGGCGGCCCGCGTTTCCGACTTCACCGCTTTCCTTTACGAGGGCATCCTAGTCGAATACGGGCAAACGACCGAGATTTTCACCAAGCCGCGTGAAAAGCGAACCGAGGATTACATGACCGGCCGATTCGGTTAACCAAGAGGAAAAATATGGCACGGGAACATTTTCATAACATATTGCGTGAACTGGAGCAGGAATTGCTGCAGATGGGGGAGATGGTCATCGCCGCCATCGATCGTTCGATCCGGGCGCTGAAAAACGGCGACAAGGCCGAGGCCGAGCGCATCATCGCCGATGATGCACGTATCAACCGGCAGCGCTGGGAAATCGAGAACCGCTGTATCCAGCTGTTCGCCACCCAACAGCCGGTGGCCGGCGACCTGCGCGAGATCATTTCGTTCATGGACCTGGTCACCAACCTCGAGCGCATGGCCGACCACGCCAAGGGCATCGCCACCATCGTCATCATGCATGACCAGCAGCCGCTGCTCAAGCCGTTGATCGACATCCTGCTGATGGCCGAAAAAGCCAGCGCCATGATCCGACGGAGCCTGACCGCCTTCATCACCCAGGATGCGGCCATGGCCCGCGCCATCATCGGCATGGACAACGACGTGGACGCTCTGTACGAACAGATCTTCCGCGAGCTGCTGACCTTCATGATGGAAGGCCCCGAGACCATTACTCGCGCCGTTTACCTGATCTGGGTGAGCCACAACCTGGAGCGCATTGCCGACCGTGTGACCAACATCTGCGAACGCATCGTCTTCCTGGTCACCGGCGAAAATATCGGAGATTAGGCATTTCTATTTTCAGTGACTGAGAAAATATTTTTATTATTTTCACGAATGCTATTGACATGATAAAAGAAATTCATTATATTCAAGCTGCCATGGGAGGCAGAAATTGAAAAAAGCGAATCACGCGTTCGTGGTCAAGGAAGCAGAAAGTCCCAGCGAGGAGGCTGAGCCTCCAAGCAGTGCGCTGCTGGAGGACAGCAACAGTAGCGCCCTTGCGCTGTTGTTCCCCGAGTTAATCCAATTTCCTCCCCCAAAACTCGACAAGACATTTCACAAGATCGGAATCCGCTCGCTGCAGTTTCTGCGCAAATATTTCCCGCTGGTCAGCAGGGCCGATTGGAACGACTGGGAGTGGCAGCTGCGCAACAGCATCACCAGCGCCCAGGCGCTGCAGCAGGTGCTGCAGCTGTCCGACGAGGAAACGCGGGCCATGAACGTCCAGAGCGGCAACCTGCCGCTGCGCCTCACGCCGTATTACGCCAGCCTGCTCGACCCGGTCAATCCCATGCAACCCCTGCGCCGCAGTGTGGTGCCGATCACCGCCGAGCACCTGATCTCCCCGGGCGAGGCCGCCGACCCGCTGGGCGAGGACACCCACAGCCGCGTGCCGGGGCTGGTGCACCGTTACCCCGACCGCGTCCTTTTCCTGGTCACCGGTTTCTGCTCGAGCTACTGCCGCTACTGCACGCGTTCGCGCCTGGTGGGCGACCACAACAAGCGCCACCTGAACCGCGACCAGTGGGACCGGGCCCTGACGTACATCGAGCTGAATCCGAATGTGCGCGACGTGCTCCTTTCCGGCGGCGACCCGCTGACCCTGCCCGACGACAGCCTGGAATACCTGCTGAGCCGCCTGAGCAAAATTCCCCATGTCGAGTTCGTGCGCATCGGCACCAAGGTGCCGGCCGTGCTGCCGCAGCGGATCACCCATTCGCTGATCGCCATCCTGAAGCGCTTCCGGCCGCTGTGGATGAGCATCCATTTCACCCACCCCGACGAGATCACTCCCGAAAGCGCCCAGGCTTGCGAACGCCTGGCCGACGCCGGCATCCCCCTGGGCAGCCAGACCGTCCTGCTCAAGGACATCAACGACTCGGTGCCGACCATGAAGAAACTGATGCACGAATTGCTCAAGATACGGGTCAGGCCCTACTACCTGTACCAGTGCGATCCCATCCTCGGCTCTTCCCATTTCCGCACGCCGGTGGAAAAGGGGTTGGAGATCATCGAAGGGCTGCGCGGCCATACCAGCGGTTACGCGGTTCCGCACTACGTCATCGACGCTCCCAAGGGCGGCGGCAAGATTCCGCTGCTCCCCGATTACTACCAGGGGCGCCAGGACAGCGACGTGCTGCTGAGAAACTATCAAGGCAACATCTACCGCTATCCCGACGACGCGGGCGGCGCCGCGCCAGCCGGCGAGTAGCCTCAGGAATACCA of Candidatus Aminicenantes bacterium contains these proteins:
- the pstB gene encoding phosphate ABC transporter ATP-binding protein PstB → FFYRDNQAVKEFTLDCSAYQETAISGPSGCGKSTLLRSINRMNDLIPGNRTSGKLLFDGQEVYSPRLDVVTLRRRIGMVFQKPNPFPKSIINNVAYGRRLHTQLDKGELQANVETSLKRAGLWDEVKDRLDDNALSLSGGQQQRLCIARALAVDPEILLMDEPTSALDPRATARIEDLIAELRGRYTIIIVTHNMQQAARVSDFTAFLYEGILVEYGQTTEIFTKPREKRTEDYMTGRFG
- the phoU gene encoding phosphate signaling complex protein PhoU — its product is MAREHFHNILRELEQELLQMGEMVIAAIDRSIRALKNGDKAEAERIIADDARINRQRWEIENRCIQLFATQQPVAGDLREIISFMDLVTNLERMADHAKGIATIVIMHDQQPLLKPLIDILLMAEKASAMIRRSLTAFITQDAAMARAIIGMDNDVDALYEQIFRELLTFMMEGPETITRAVYLIWVSHNLERIADRVTNICERIVFLVTGENIGD
- a CDS encoding KamA family radical SAM protein → MKKANHAFVVKEAESPSEEAEPPSSALLEDSNSSALALLFPELIQFPPPKLDKTFHKIGIRSLQFLRKYFPLVSRADWNDWEWQLRNSITSAQALQQVLQLSDEETRAMNVQSGNLPLRLTPYYASLLDPVNPMQPLRRSVVPITAEHLISPGEAADPLGEDTHSRVPGLVHRYPDRVLFLVTGFCSSYCRYCTRSRLVGDHNKRHLNRDQWDRALTYIELNPNVRDVLLSGGDPLTLPDDSLEYLLSRLSKIPHVEFVRIGTKVPAVLPQRITHSLIAILKRFRPLWMSIHFTHPDEITPESAQACERLADAGIPLGSQTVLLKDINDSVPTMKKLMHELLKIRVRPYYLYQCDPILGSSHFRTPVEKGLEIIEGLRGHTSGYAVPHYVIDAPKGGGKIPLLPDYYQGRQDSDVLLRNYQGNIYRYPDDAGGAAPAGE